From a region of the Pseudanabaena sp. ABRG5-3 genome:
- the atpC gene encoding ATP synthase F1 subunit epsilon, which yields MTLTVKVISPDHTILDTVAEEVILPSSTGQLGILTGHAPLISALETGVLRFRKDKAWAAVALTGGFAEVEENEVTVLVRNGELGSEINAEEARQELAKAEQDLANIKPDDKQGKIQAEQHLRTARARVQATTPI from the coding sequence ATGACCCTAACTGTAAAAGTAATTTCCCCAGATCATACAATTCTGGATACTGTCGCAGAGGAAGTGATTTTACCTAGTTCCACAGGGCAACTTGGTATTTTAACTGGTCACGCTCCTCTGATTTCCGCACTAGAAACAGGCGTATTACGTTTTCGGAAAGATAAAGCTTGGGCAGCCGTCGCTCTTACAGGTGGTTTTGCTGAAGTTGAAGAAAATGAAGTAACCGTTTTGGTGCGTAATGGCGAACTTGGCAGTGAAATCAATGCTGAAGAAGCTCGTCAGGAATTGGCAAAAGCTGAGCAAGATCTGGCAAATATTAAGCCTGATGATAAGCAAGGCAAAATTCAAGCTGAACAACATTTGCGTACTGCTCGCGCTAGAGTGCAAGCAACTACTCCTATCTAA
- a CDS encoding RNA polymerase sigma factor SigF, producing MPLDSNQLANENILPLLRAYKVSPSANLQEQIVEIYMGLIRETIADLPISLINQTRIGDRRSRDRPVVTERRVSNRRTGERRESDRELLEIGKIGFKKALVQFNPEQDTNFSEFARSQIYQHLENFLQRQHLDNRNEPQDEQDVDITPTINRKQETLEILQAYRANPTTKLRNHLVNLNIGLVRREAYHWKNQCQESFEDLMQVGSIGLINAIERFDVSKGHAFSSFAVPYIKGEIQHYLRDKSPTVRMPRAWLATYNQGCKIIRNKRTETGREPSSQEIANELGITVSEWYDIKLACQNRSPISLDTPVDQSEDSTTSIGDLVTDHKYQSFQLAQEDNIRLQQALDLLEDRTREVVEFVFLKEFTHREVADTLGISAVTVSRQLKKGLTALKKILATPID from the coding sequence ATGCCATTAGATTCAAATCAATTAGCGAATGAGAATATATTGCCTCTTTTGAGGGCATATAAAGTTTCTCCATCGGCAAACTTGCAAGAGCAGATTGTCGAAATTTATATGGGTTTAATCCGTGAAACGATCGCCGACCTACCCATATCTCTAATTAATCAAACAAGGATTGGCGATCGCCGATCTAGAGATCGTCCAGTGGTAACTGAACGGCGTGTGTCTAATCGCAGAACTGGGGAACGCCGAGAAAGCGATCGCGAGCTACTCGAAATCGGCAAAATAGGATTTAAGAAAGCTCTAGTGCAATTTAATCCTGAGCAAGATACAAATTTTTCGGAATTTGCGCGATCGCAAATCTATCAACACCTAGAGAATTTTTTGCAAAGACAACATCTAGACAATCGTAACGAACCACAGGACGAGCAAGATGTTGATATTACTCCCACGATTAACCGCAAACAAGAAACTCTCGAAATTTTGCAAGCCTATCGGGCGAACCCCACAACTAAACTTCGCAATCATCTCGTCAATTTGAATATTGGCTTAGTGCGCCGTGAAGCCTATCACTGGAAAAATCAATGCCAAGAAAGTTTTGAAGATTTAATGCAGGTTGGTTCGATTGGTCTGATCAATGCGATCGAAAGATTTGATGTGAGCAAGGGTCATGCCTTTAGCTCCTTTGCTGTGCCATATATCAAGGGGGAAATTCAGCATTATTTACGGGATAAAAGCCCAACGGTACGGATGCCCCGTGCTTGGCTAGCCACCTACAACCAAGGCTGTAAAATTATTCGCAATAAGCGCACTGAGACTGGGCGTGAACCCTCTAGCCAAGAAATTGCTAATGAGCTAGGTATTACTGTCAGCGAGTGGTATGACATTAAACTTGCTTGCCAAAACCGATCGCCCATTAGTCTCGATACCCCCGTTGATCAGAGTGAAGATAGTACTACCTCGATTGGCGATCTAGTCACCGATCACAAATATCAAAGTTTTCAGCTTGCCCAAGAAGATAACATCCGCTTGCAGCAGGCTCTCGATCTGCTAGAAGATCGTACCCGTGAAGTGGTGGAATTTGTGTTTTTAAAAGAATTTACCCATCGCGAAGTCGCTGACACATTAGGGATTAGTGCAGTTACCGTGTCACGACAGCTCAAAAAAGGCTTAACTGCCCTCAAAAAGATTTTGGCTACGCCTATCGATTAA
- the glp gene encoding gephyrin-like molybdotransferase Glp, protein MLPVSEVEKIILNLVKPFVPEIDSEILPLSQASNRILAEDITSELDFPHWDNSAMDGYALRYADIADVTDWQNFKLAITSHEIPAGTTISTSLKQGECTRIFTGGMLPNGADTVVMQEDTERIGNFLHLKVKPTQGEYVRRKGEFIKAGTVLISAGTKLGATEIGALACARCQQVQIYRQPKVAIISTGNELVSLESSQPLQLGQIIDSNLYALSALITQAGAIALPFGSVCDNRAELETIMRQAIASADIVISSGGVSVGDYDYVDDVLEKIGADIHVRSVAIKPGKPLTVASLTPSLHVNPNVNRSEDKVLYFGVSGNPVSAMLSFWRFIRGAITKLNGANPTYWHPKFIKAMTTEDLQAQGRRETYLWGRLTYQNGSPIFQPTQNDISGNLISAIGINAMAVMRVNQTYVPAGDEVQIMMI, encoded by the coding sequence ATGTTGCCTGTATCTGAAGTCGAAAAAATAATTTTAAATTTGGTAAAACCTTTTGTACCTGAAATTGATAGTGAAATTTTGCCGTTGTCGCAGGCTAGTAACCGAATTTTAGCGGAGGATATTACAAGCGAATTGGACTTTCCCCATTGGGACAACTCAGCAATGGATGGCTATGCGCTACGTTATGCTGATATTGCTGATGTCACTGATTGGCAAAATTTTAAATTAGCGATCACCTCCCATGAAATTCCCGCAGGTACGACGATCTCCACATCCCTAAAACAAGGTGAATGTACAAGAATTTTTACAGGTGGGATGTTGCCAAATGGTGCAGATACTGTAGTTATGCAGGAAGATACGGAACGCATAGGCAATTTTTTACATCTTAAGGTTAAGCCAACCCAAGGAGAATATGTGCGCCGAAAAGGTGAATTTATTAAGGCAGGCACAGTTCTCATCAGTGCTGGTACAAAACTAGGAGCAACGGAAATAGGTGCTTTAGCTTGCGCAAGATGCCAACAGGTGCAAATTTATCGTCAGCCTAAAGTCGCAATTATTTCCACAGGTAACGAATTAGTTAGTCTTGAGAGTTCTCAACCACTTCAGTTAGGACAAATTATTGATTCCAATCTCTATGCCCTGTCAGCACTAATTACCCAAGCAGGGGCGATCGCGCTTCCCTTTGGTTCAGTTTGTGATAATCGAGCAGAGTTAGAAACTATCATGCGGCAAGCGATCGCTAGTGCCGATATCGTCATTTCATCAGGAGGAGTTTCTGTTGGTGATTATGATTATGTTGATGACGTTTTAGAAAAAATCGGAGCTGATATTCATGTCCGATCAGTGGCGATTAAACCCGGAAAACCTCTTACCGTAGCTTCCCTCACTCCCTCTCTTCATGTGAATCCTAATGTGAATAGAAGTGAGGATAAAGTTCTCTATTTCGGAGTTTCGGGAAATCCTGTTTCGGCAATGCTGAGTTTCTGGAGATTTATTCGGGGGGCGATCACCAAACTGAATGGAGCTAATCCCACTTACTGGCATCCCAAATTCATCAAAGCTATGACTACTGAAGATTTACAGGCTCAGGGTAGGAGAGAAACTTACCTATGGGGACGACTCACCTATCAGAACGGAAGTCCAATTTTTCAGCCGACTCAGAACGATATTTCTGGAAATTTGATTAGTGCGATCGGGATAAATGCAATGGCTGTAATGCGTGTAAATCAGACCTATGTACCCGCAGGAGATGAAGTACAAATAATGATGATTTGA